GCCTGCAAAGGGTTCGGTGAGTTGGGAATACGTTTGAGTTTTATACTTGTGAActaaacagtttcttcttctactgcatctgtttgtgttttttttgttttttcccaggAACTGATGAACAGGCCATTATTGACATTCTGGCAAACCGCGGCGCTTTTCAGCGTCAGGAGATCAAACAGGCTTATTGTGACAAGTATGACGATGTAAGTGGGATtcagcgacacacacactgttattaattaaattaccATATTGTTTTTAACACAAGGAACCATTTCATTATAGTTTAATTTTGATATATCTGCATTTCTCTTCCATTTCTATACCTTTCTCTTGACCACAGCACTAACTAGAGCGTAAACCTCTAAtagggcccaacagtccccatatgaaaccacattgtCTTTCATCACCATccaacagacagatggacattagtgaaaacataacgtcctgtgtctctgtgtcaggAGCTGGTGGACGTCCTGAAGAGCGAGTTGACTGGAAACTTCGAGAAGGCCATCATCGCCATGCTGGACACGCCCCTCGTCTACGCCGTGAAGGAGCTGAGGAAGGCGATGAAGGGGGCGGGAACCGACGAAGATGTGCTGGTGGAAATCCTCTGCACGGCCACCAACGAAGCAAGTTGCaaattaactaaataaaattgAATCAGTGACAAACAAGTTAAGAAATATACTGAAATATCTAACTTGATATTCTTGTGTTTGCACCAGGACATCGCCATGTTCAAGGAATGCTACTTTCAGGGTAAGACGAAATCCCACTAGGTGTTGCATTCATGAACATGTGGATAAATGTCCTATTTCCGATCCTTGTGTCATGAACTCTGGGAACTTTGGAGGTTGACTCATCAGGGGCCGACGTGGGAGACATTCAGACACTATTCTTGTCCCTGAAGAACAGTCACATTTTGTTTAGTCAAGGCCCATCCTGctgtaacttcctgtttcattgtGAGATCGGTTCTTATCGCTGCATTAAAGTAGGATTTCCTAGAGTcttgatttctcctcctctccttgaaTTTTCCAAAAGCAACGGCTCAATCCTGGAGTAAATCCTAAACACACCCGTGTCTCTCTGCCACGTTGCCCTGAGTCATTCTGTACAAGGAGCTGAAGCGACTCTGGTAATCATAGTTCGGCTGAGAGGGTTTGTTTGATAACTAGGCTGCGTCCCGCTGGGGCCTGAATCACGTCGGTTTGAGACCGGGACCACGAGTCACAGTGCAAAGTACAGGAGTGACGCCACAGCCCACAGCAGAAGTTATAGCAGTAGTTATTATTTACACTAGCTTCCGTGCACTCTGTTATTAGCAGCTCGCTCATTGTGCAGATTTTAATAACCTCTCTCCTTGTGACTGTTTGAGAGCTTTGCAGTCTTTGTCCATGTTCATCTGGTCGCCTACTTGCTCAGTTATATTTCCAGAAATCATGAATCCTTCAATGAAGATCCTGGTCTCATGAAACTAAAAGGCAGTGGACTCACAAGGACGTGTGATTTAGGAAAGAAAACAGGTCCGCCTTGGAAAGTGGGACAATTATTAACTTGAGCAAACAGGACAGGTTGAAGAGAGTTACACATTAGAAGCACTGAATGAGTATCTAAGTGTGTAGGCCTCGTCTTTAAATACTCACaagtcatatttatttatttttatcctcAGTGCATGAACGGGACCTGGAAGCCGATATCGAGGGCGACACGAGCGGAGACGTTAGGAAACTCCTCACGGCTCTGATGCAGGTGAGCGGCTGCCCTCGTGTAACTGAACTCCTTCCATGTGTCCCGGCACTGAAATGGAGCTCACTCTCCCTGTGCCCAGTTATGCCCTAtgaaccccccccaccccccacccgacacacacacacacacagagcagattcAGTTGCATGAGTCAGACACTAACTTTTCACTACACAGCAAAAAACCTCTGCTTCTAAATCCAGGGCGAGCGAGACGAGAGCTACGAGGTGGACGAGGAACTTGCCGAACAAGATGCCACTGCCCTGTTTGAGGTACCGTCCTCCTCTGCAACACGTCCTCACCGATGTGCCGATCGGTGAGCAGTGTAAAATGAGAGATATAATGTGTTTCAGGCCGGCGAGGGCGGCTTCGGGACAGATGAGTCGACCTTCAGCCACATTCTGGCCTCCAGGAACTACCTCCAGCTCCAGGCCACGTTCAAGGCATATGAGCAGGTCGGTTTGTGTGTCGCTGGTCGGTTTGTGTGTCGCTGGTCGGTTTGTGTGTCGCTGGTCGGTTTGTGTGTCGCTGGTCGGTTTGTGTGTCGCTGCGTCTGCAGTGAAATCCAGGATCAGTTGTTGTGTGACATGTGTTAATTAAACAGGGATCATTTGAACTGCACTCTCCCTGCGGCTCTCAATGtcctgaacattttttttttaatgaccttGACTTCACACATTTTGATAAATTACTAATCCGATGTGAAACTGAAGGAACTTGTGGAGCTGGAAAATTAAACTTCATCGCTGTAACTTCACCTGTTGTCTCCACAGCTCTCGGGAACTGAAATCCTGGACGCCATCCAGAACGAGACTTCTGGGACTCTGAAGAAATGCTACGTTGCTCTCGGTGAGTGCGAAACACAAAGTGTGGCGTGTTGAAAATACTCAAAACTCACTTTAACTTACTTAAAAATGGGGCCATTGAATGCATCACCCGTATGTGCAGCTCATTTATTTTTGActgaagaggagctgaggagtttttaatgaaaccttttcctctgtcctcacaGTGAGAGTCGCTAAGAATCCTCAGCTCTACTTCGCCCGGCGTCTGAACAAGGCGATGAAAGGAGCAGGAACTGATGAGGACACGCTCATCCGCATCATCGTGTGTCGCGCTGAGGtaacacaacatttcatttcacaagTCTGGCTGAAGGTTAAAACCACTGGTGTAACCAAATATCTCGTAGTTCTCACATGTTGTGTTCTGCCCCTCGTCCTCTAAAGGTTTTTCCCTCTGTCCACAGTTTGACCTGGAGACCATCAAAGACTTGTACCTGGAGAAGTACGACGTGTCCCTGAAGGACGCCCTGAGGGACGAGTGCGGCGGTGACTTCAAGCGCCTCCTCCTGGCCATCTGCCACTGAGAGACGCAGGCACAGCATCAAGGGGGGGAAAGACGGAGACGGCAGAAGACGTGTGTCCCGACGTCGCTGCTGTCCTCTGTCCtaaacacactaacaaacactgCTCGGCCTCCATGTGGCGTGGGGAGCAGGAGGGTGGAGCTGACGGAGGAAGTAACCCGGCTCATGTCTCGTCCAAACTGAGTGCATGTGGGTAACTctgtgttttttactttcacagaaatcaaagtgtaTTTCCTTTTCTATCACTGTGTCCGTCAATCGCTGCCAGTTTCCTATCGTCTGTTTTTAACCTTTCACTTCTTAACACCTTTTACAGCATTTTACACAGTGACCAGTTATTTTCAGTCACCGTAAACAAGCACCAAGTTTTATTACCGGAGTGAACTGTAGTCACGCTGATGTGATTGTACCGATGTGATCAGGTGATTCAAGACTTGGTAGAATGAATCTAATCTAAAGCTAAAGCCAGAGTGAGACCTGCTGCTGCAAATATACAATCTACACAGTATAGAGTAtttaagaaaagagaagaagaggaggaaaaacatagaagaaatgtactttttaatattttgcatTTCGAGAATAAAGTATAAATGAGTCTAAATCTCAACAAAtgtgtcaatcatgacgtttcacttgtttttataaaatcaaattactaattaaaaccaaaataacagaacatatctttgagaaaaaaacatatttaacatgTACTATGTCCTTTTCCCTTGTTCTAACATGGGGGAGGTTAAgggcctatactgcagccaaccaccagagggccagtcatgtcatccatctttaggTCCAGACTATGTCCTGGCCCTTACACTCTCCTATAACCTACAATTCATACTTAGTGTTATATATTTACCATCGTATAAGTATTACATGTCTATAACTAAATAATTCTCTATTAATGCTTAGTTATTCCCCCCCGGGGCCGTTTCCTTTCACCCTCTAACTCCAGTGACTGTTAAACTTTGTCTGCTGTTGAAACGAttgaagctttgaattgaagAAATGTGAACGTGTGTTTGGAGGAACATCAGCCGGGATCATGAAGGAAGTGAGATGTTATGTGAATGGAtgagtggagagaaaaacagatgatatattttattagttGCTTATTGAGAGAAACTCTACATTGATTTACGATATGTTGCATTTTTATCCAGTACAACTATAAAAACTTGACAAATCCAAATAAACCTCAATcttgatgtgatttttttttaattttccacCTAACACAGTAGACGTTTTAATATATAGCTTTATTTAGCGGACTGTTTCAAGTAGGCCAGAGGTTATATACCAGAGGAGAAACCTGACTCAACGTCTGTTTCTTTTGTGTCTATATAAGGCAGCTGAGATTTGTTGAAATGACCACTATTGTCAAACAGTTTGCAAAAGTAGATACACAAGTAAATGACGTCAGTGTGGTCGTGGGATTATTGTTTCACTCTCTGTAGCCAAAGACTTTTAGTTTCACTGCAAATAAAAAAGGCCTGTAACTTCATCGTGTCCCTGTTGCTTTATTTGAATGTTGTTTGAATCCAATGTTTATTGATTGACGGGTTTATTTTTATGCCGGATCCAAGGATCTCAGGTGATTTTAAATGAGTGTGAGGGTTTCATTGTGAACAAAATCCTCATTCATTCCCAATTCCTGAACGTCTGTTCTTGCTCTATGTGCAACTCTGGTGAGCAGGTATGAGGCTAATTCCTGTGAGAAGTGTGGAAGGTCAGTAGAATCCAATCATCCCCAGCAGGTGAGAATACATGCCTTTAGCTCTGTAGGAAAAATGCTTTACTTTTTCCACACTTTCCAAAATGTCTGCCTGACACATTTGGTATTATGAGTCTCCATTAGAGTTTAACCCAGTGAACTGTGGGTTTGAGAATGTATTACAAATGAAAattttaaagaacaaaatacaattcTGTAGACAAGAAAAgtagaaatgtaaaatacatacaTGCCTGCTTTTCTAAATGTGCAATATGAAGTTGGCATAAAGGTAAGAAGGATTGGaaatttaaaagtatttttttccaaTGAAATCTGAATCATTATCTCTGTTACATGAGGTCCTTTtagaaattgaaaagaaaaaggtgtatttatatatagagGGTTTATCATCATTATCACGAATAATAttcctaataataataataaatgcctagtaaaataaaatagaaagtaaataaaagtcTCTATTACCGgtaaatctttattttaagtTATTATACTTTGATggataaaagaataaacaacaacaagtaAGTATTTGGTGAGACTTGTCCTGTGGCACAGTGGTGAGAATTACGAGCTTCCATGCAGCACCTGAAGGCACCGTtatcctcccctctctctccctctctctccctccctctccctctctctcgtgCTTCCTCCACTcgtctgtttattttgttgataaACGGTGAATCCAGAGTCGGACTCCATCATCCAGAGGCGCAGGAGCGTTCCAGGTGTTAGTCGGATCCCCTGGACTCTGCTGAAGGTACGtgcttctctctgttcctcGGCCTTTGTTGCTCCTTTTCTCTGGTAATTACAGTCATTAGCATCCATCTTGGTGGGAGATAATTAAAAACCACTGCAAGGAGAAGTGCTTCGCTCTCTTTGCAGCCCACGAGCATGACTCCTCTACATGCATCATGTAAGGTTTATAACTTATGTCATTTTTAAAATTCCCCACTAATAACACACTGACAAATCATGAGTGACAGGTGATCAACCTGCAGACCAACCTGCTGTGTGAGGGTTCGAATCCACAGATATCTCAACAGGAAGATGGAAAGTTTATTGCAGCATCTTATTCTCATGGGAGTCGATCCCATGTGAACACGTTGTGTCAGGTGCAGACTGATCACTGCAGCACTCACTCCTTCATTGTGTTTGGATGatgctgcagcaacaacaacttGCACATGTCACTGGTCCATTCAGCATCAGCTCCAATGAAACGTCCAGAGAAGCGTGATGGACACTTACTGCAACAAAAGTACTACTTACTACCACTAAGAAAACGACAATACTACTACTATACTTCGATTGAACCCACTTTTATCAAGCACCTGGTGGAAATCCCTTCTTGCCTGCAGATTTTAATCCACCTCTTAAATCTTATGAATTCTCTTCTACCTGAAAGTGTTGTTCTCTTCTTGCTCCTCTTGATCTTGTGGCTTATGAATCAGTAACTGAGAGTTAACATTCATTAACCAGTAATCATTAAACTCACAGTGGCCTGATCATTGGCTTTATGCTCCATGGCTCCAGTAttactttttcattatttactaaactgcttctcctgcagctttaataACACGTCACAGTTTCTCAGACCCTTAGAGCTGGACTCAGTGAAAACCAGGTGCAGAACTTACAAGTCGTGGAAATTACAGGTTTCATGTCTCCACTGGCTGGGACCTCTTGATATTTGATTCCACCGAAGTTCTGAATCAGACACTGTCATTAAATGGAGAAGATAAGAATAATCCTCAGTGGAACAACGTGGAGCCTCTAAGTGATATTCACATGTTACACTTTAAATCTGGAGAGACACTTTTCTGAAATAACTTTTTATTACCAAAAACTGGTCagaatgtttgtatttgttgctGATTGCATATCCGCAGCCATCTTCTCATTATTAGTGAATGTTTAACTAATGCAGGATTCATCACATTGTCAATGATGTGTCATATATCATGAACTCACGTGGCTCTGGATTAATAAATCATCAGCTCTGGATTGTTTTTGTCTCCATCATTAAGTTATTTAGTACAAAGGTACAAGCATCAGACTCTGTGGTAATAAAATCTCAACTGTTATCGATCAATCATTAAGTGAAGAGCCACAaacctgatgatgtcatgttaACCAGTTATTGAAGATTACATTGAATTCACATGAAAACAGCTCAGGTCTCGATTATTAATGTCTTGTTCTCATGTTTCCACACGGGACTTGATTCATGTGCTTTTCTAAAAACTCATCAAGTATCACATCagttcatgtttttctcttcatgCAGAAATTAAGATGTGGAATTAAGAATCATACAAACATGAGCTCATTTCTTACAGTGGAGCCATGAAACTGATGAACACCATTGATTTGTTAAGTATAGAAACATAGAGGTAATTTTGGCGTCGCATATCTATAATTATAGAAGCTGTATTTCGTAAATCTCTTAATTGCTGGAATCAGAGCTCATAATTACAATATCCGAACCTCGTCGTGATGGTAACAGCTGTAGTCAGAGTTCAAgtgctgcagctggaagtttctgtttctttttaaaacaggaAGAAATGTTCTGAGGCGCTTGTTGTGATATAGTTAATCAGAATCCTTCATTGGCAGGATTCAAAATACATTAATAGGTCTTGGAAGTATCAGTCctgattttgaaaatgaaacactAATCGGAACATTTCAAACCTCTCATCAccaaacatgttttcttctccaGGTTGGAGGAGATGTCGTCCGTGTGGCAGCAGGAGCCGTCGGGCTACTCCCCCTGCGTGGAGATCGACTCCAGCTCCGTGCGGACCAAGGAGCGGCTCGGCTCTCCGGCCTGgctgaagcaggagcaggatGACCTCCGCATCTTCAAGTGGGAGAACTTCCAGTCGGGAGCCTCGGCCGATTCTGTGCAGGACAACACACCCAGCAGCGCCATGCCAGGTAACCAGCAACAGAGGGGGAGTAGAACCAGTCAGACCATGTTCCTGACTATTTAGAAGATTTAAAGTCTATACTATAAACtacacaacctgtgtgtgtgtctctgcagctgcctCACATGCAGAGAGCCTGCCCCCCCGGGTGCTGCTGACCATCACCAAGCTGCAGTGCATGCTGGAGAGCAAGCAGGAGCGCATCTCCGCCCTGGAGCGGCAGGTGGAGGACCTGGTGCAGGACCGCCGCTTCCTGAGGAGCCAGATCGAGAACCTCACAAGCAACCGCTCCATGCCCACGTTCGCCTGCCCCAGTCCAGTCACAGAGGGTCGGTGTCCGAAGCAGCGTGGACTTACTGGTTCTGTTTCGACTTATTCTCATCCATCACTTCTCTTTTTCACACAGCGCCCAAACCGAGCAAGGTGCAGCACTCGGAGAGCAAGTCTcggaagagagaaagagcttCGTCCAGCTCCTCCGACGCCAGCGGCAGCGGCTCCGAGGCGTCCGACTTGTCGGAAGTTTCAGCGGCGTCGAGCGAACACAGACGGAGGAAACATCACAAGGACAAGAGAAGGTCGAGGAGAGGGAAGGACTACAGCAGGAAGAGAGG
The window above is part of the Platichthys flesus chromosome 21, fPlaFle2.1, whole genome shotgun sequence genome. Proteins encoded here:
- the LOC133932553 gene encoding coiled-coil domain-containing protein 106-like produces the protein MSSVWQQEPSGYSPCVEIDSSSVRTKERLGSPAWLKQEQDDLRIFKWENFQSGASADSVQDNTPSSAMPAASHAESLPPRVLLTITKLQCMLESKQERISALERQVEDLVQDRRFLRSQIENLTSNRSMPTFACPSPVTEAPKPSKVQHSESKSRKRERASSSSSDASGSGSEASDLSEVSAASSEHRRRKHHKDKRRSRRGKDYSRKRATGVQYVIHRYKQVLSSFIKKKNMSEAFRHLGIDRNTIANTASIAELHLAGKDMLPLVGMFRQGEETLVSYAQRCTLVIDSDSDLSRRIDQMKANGELLPISGKRPRVSHSHLQQLGGAADSILIG
- the anxa13 gene encoding annexin A13 isoform X1, with amino-acid sequence MGNCQPTIVPYEDFDVMKDIKAIRKACKGFGTDEQAIIDILANRGAFQRQEIKQAYCDKYDDELVDVLKSELTGNFEKAIIAMLDTPLVYAVKELRKAMKGAGTDEDVLVEILCTATNEDIAMFKECYFQVHERDLEADIEGDTSGDVRKLLTALMQGERDESYEVDEELAEQDATALFEAGEGGFGTDESTFSHILASRNYLQLQATFKAYEQLSGTEILDAIQNETSGTLKKCYVALVRVAKNPQLYFARRLNKAMKGAGTDEDTLIRIIVCRAEFDLETIKDLYLEKYDVSLKDALRDECGGDFKRLLLAICH
- the anxa13 gene encoding annexin A13 isoform X2, with amino-acid sequence MGNCQPTIVPYEDFDVMKDIKAIRKACKGFGTDEQAIIDILANRGAFQRQEIKQAYCDKYDDLVDVLKSELTGNFEKAIIAMLDTPLVYAVKELRKAMKGAGTDEDVLVEILCTATNEDIAMFKECYFQVHERDLEADIEGDTSGDVRKLLTALMQGERDESYEVDEELAEQDATALFEAGEGGFGTDESTFSHILASRNYLQLQATFKAYEQLSGTEILDAIQNETSGTLKKCYVALVRVAKNPQLYFARRLNKAMKGAGTDEDTLIRIIVCRAEFDLETIKDLYLEKYDVSLKDALRDECGGDFKRLLLAICH